One window from the genome of Mycolicibacterium gadium encodes:
- a CDS encoding acyl-CoA dehydrogenase family protein: protein MDFNLSKEQELLRDGLGKFLATRYDLEKSRAAAKTGPGWQPDIWSGFANELGILGAALPEDVGGIGGGPVEIMVIAEALGHALVVEPYVDTVVVAGGLLQRAGGPVATSLLEKIVEGNAVVALAAAEASSGENWQDVSTIAERGGDGWVLRGSKIVAMSAPLATHLLVTARTDDGMSLFVVELDGATAGIKTHPYRTVDDRRAADIVFDGLTLPGEALLGEEGQAWPSIATSRDEGAAAVCSEAVGCMRKVLSDTVEYAKQRHQFGQPIGSFQALQHRMVDMYMELEQAVAAVYLTVLKLDSEPEIRARAVSAAKATVGRAARFIGQQAVQLHGGMGMTEELAIGHYFKRLTAAQFEFGSTDYHVGRYAELTT from the coding sequence ATGGACTTCAACCTGAGCAAGGAACAGGAACTGCTGCGCGACGGGCTCGGCAAGTTCCTGGCGACCCGATACGACCTCGAGAAGAGCCGCGCCGCGGCGAAGACGGGCCCTGGCTGGCAGCCCGACATCTGGAGTGGCTTCGCCAATGAACTCGGCATCCTCGGCGCCGCACTGCCCGAGGATGTCGGCGGCATCGGCGGCGGCCCGGTCGAGATCATGGTGATCGCCGAGGCGCTCGGGCACGCGCTGGTGGTCGAGCCCTATGTGGACACTGTGGTGGTCGCGGGCGGATTGCTGCAGCGTGCGGGCGGTCCCGTCGCGACGTCGCTGCTCGAGAAGATCGTGGAAGGCAATGCGGTCGTCGCGCTGGCAGCGGCGGAAGCATCGTCGGGCGAGAACTGGCAGGACGTGTCCACGATCGCAGAGCGTGGCGGCGACGGGTGGGTTCTTCGAGGGTCGAAGATCGTCGCGATGAGCGCCCCGTTGGCGACTCACCTGCTCGTGACTGCCCGCACCGATGACGGCATGTCGTTGTTCGTCGTCGAGCTGGACGGGGCGACCGCTGGTATCAAGACGCACCCGTATCGCACCGTCGATGACCGACGCGCCGCCGACATCGTCTTCGACGGGCTGACGCTGCCGGGCGAAGCACTGCTGGGCGAGGAAGGTCAGGCCTGGCCGTCGATCGCCACATCGCGTGACGAAGGGGCGGCGGCGGTCTGCTCCGAAGCGGTCGGCTGCATGCGAAAGGTGTTGTCCGATACCGTCGAATACGCCAAGCAGCGCCATCAGTTCGGACAGCCGATCGGCAGCTTTCAGGCGCTGCAGCATCGGATGGTCGACATGTACATGGAACTCGAGCAGGCCGTCGCTGCCGTCTACCTCACGGTCCTCAAGCTCGATTCCGAACCCGAAATCCGTGCCCGAGCGGTATCGGCGGCCAAGGCCACAGTCGGGCGCGCCGCGCGCTTCATCGGTCAACAGGCGGTGCAGCTCCACGGCGGTATGGGTATGACGGAGGAACTGGCGATCGGCCACTACTTCAAGCGGTTGACCGCGGCCCAGTTCGAGTTCGGTTCAACGGACTATCACGTCGGCCGGTATGCGGAGCTCACCACGTAG
- a CDS encoding acyl-CoA dehydrogenase family protein, with protein MDLTWSSADVAFRDEVREFLDDKLTPELRRAGRLMTSVYADHEASMKWQSILHERGWAAPAWPVEHGGCDWTLTQHYIFSRESQLAGAPSLSPMGIRMVAHALVKFGTQKQKDFFLPRILTGEVFFCQGYSEPEAGSDLAALSMAAVDDGDHLVCTGSKIWTTHAREANWMFALVRTSKAQKKQQGITFVLIDMTTPGIQIRPLVMTSGEEVQNQVFFDEVRVPKANVLGKIDEGWTVAKYLLEFERGGGASSPALQVMADEIASVAADQPGPAGGRLLDDPAFARKLADARIRTEVLEILEYRVLAAVAEGKNPGVASSMLKVLATELSQALTELAMEAAGPRGRVYQPHAACPGGPVTEYEAPADDYISGDEWQAVAPLRYLNDRAGSIYAGSNEIQRNILAKAALGL; from the coding sequence ATGGACCTCACGTGGTCGTCGGCCGATGTGGCTTTTCGCGACGAAGTGCGCGAATTTCTGGACGACAAGCTGACACCGGAACTGCGCCGCGCCGGTCGCCTCATGACGAGCGTCTACGCCGATCACGAAGCGAGCATGAAGTGGCAGAGCATTCTCCACGAACGTGGTTGGGCGGCACCCGCGTGGCCCGTCGAGCACGGCGGCTGCGACTGGACCCTGACCCAGCACTACATCTTCAGTAGAGAATCCCAGCTGGCCGGAGCGCCGTCGCTGTCTCCGATGGGCATCCGCATGGTCGCGCACGCGCTGGTCAAGTTCGGCACGCAGAAGCAAAAGGACTTCTTTTTGCCCCGCATCCTGACCGGCGAGGTGTTCTTCTGCCAGGGGTATTCCGAACCCGAAGCCGGCTCCGACCTGGCGGCGCTGTCGATGGCCGCCGTCGACGATGGCGACCACTTGGTGTGCACGGGAAGCAAGATCTGGACGACCCACGCCCGCGAGGCCAACTGGATGTTCGCGTTGGTGCGGACCTCGAAGGCCCAGAAGAAACAGCAGGGCATCACGTTCGTCCTCATCGACATGACAACGCCGGGCATCCAAATCCGCCCTCTCGTCATGACCTCCGGCGAGGAGGTGCAGAACCAGGTCTTCTTCGACGAGGTTCGGGTGCCGAAGGCCAATGTGCTCGGCAAGATCGACGAGGGCTGGACCGTCGCGAAGTACCTGCTGGAGTTCGAGCGCGGTGGCGGCGCGTCATCGCCGGCGCTGCAGGTGATGGCCGACGAGATCGCCTCCGTCGCCGCCGATCAGCCCGGTCCCGCCGGCGGGCGCCTGCTCGACGACCCCGCCTTCGCGCGAAAGCTGGCTGACGCGCGAATCCGTACCGAAGTTCTGGAGATTCTCGAATACCGGGTGCTCGCCGCCGTCGCCGAGGGCAAGAATCCGGGCGTGGCGTCGTCGATGCTGAAGGTGCTCGCCACCGAGTTGAGTCAGGCGCTGACCGAGCTCGCGATGGAAGCGGCCGGCCCACGCGGACGGGTCTACCAACCACACGCGGCCTGTCCCGGCGGCCCGGTGACCGAATACGAGGCCCCCGCCGACGACTACATCAGCGGCGACGAGTGGCAGGCCGTCGCGCCGCTGCGCTATCTCAACGATCGCGCCGGCTCGATCTACGCGGGCAGCAACGAGATTCAGCGCAACATCCTGGCCAAAGCGGCTCTCGGACTTTGA
- a CDS encoding beta-ketoacyl synthase N-terminal-like domain-containing protein — protein sequence MVGPMTITGIGAVTGYGWGAEPLWTGLISGKPAAKLVGGFGSSGDEDAWVAQIADEGNPLDGLTRFSRAMRGAAREAVTDAFERGWVPGRRVGLLHAVVISEVEGWRDFYLKDAAHRRIRDYLTLMPSTPVSMLMKEYDFHGPAMNVSAMCSSGNAGLITAKMWLDSGFVDDVVFVSTDLSLTPENVEHFVRLGVGVVDVEPLDACRPFQEGSRGFPAGEAAVSFVLSKGVERPYAQMLGGDMSHDAHHLTSVDPARTYIDQCVRNALSAANTSTDEISYLNAHGPGTQQCDAAEAGIVDEVLHGIPGIYSIKQMVGHCQGAAAAVELAAAALSYEHGTVPAPPTVAPGHPRLLDGPTRMKPGALTLKTSLGMGGHNSAVVLAPAA from the coding sequence ATGGTAGGACCGATGACCATCACCGGGATCGGTGCAGTAACGGGGTATGGCTGGGGCGCGGAGCCGCTGTGGACCGGCCTGATCAGCGGCAAGCCTGCCGCAAAATTGGTCGGGGGGTTCGGTTCGAGCGGCGATGAGGATGCGTGGGTGGCTCAGATCGCCGACGAGGGTAATCCGCTCGACGGGCTCACCAGGTTTTCCCGTGCGATGCGCGGGGCCGCTCGCGAAGCCGTGACCGACGCATTCGAGCGGGGCTGGGTGCCCGGCCGCAGGGTTGGGCTGCTGCACGCCGTCGTGATCTCCGAGGTCGAGGGTTGGCGCGACTTCTACCTCAAGGACGCGGCCCATCGCAGAATTCGCGACTACCTCACCTTGATGCCGTCCACCCCGGTGTCGATGCTGATGAAGGAATACGACTTCCATGGGCCCGCGATGAACGTCTCGGCGATGTGCTCGTCGGGCAACGCCGGGTTGATCACCGCGAAGATGTGGCTGGACAGCGGCTTCGTCGACGACGTGGTGTTCGTATCCACTGACCTGTCGCTGACGCCGGAGAACGTAGAACATTTCGTACGCCTCGGCGTCGGCGTCGTCGACGTCGAACCGCTCGACGCGTGCCGCCCGTTCCAGGAGGGCAGCCGAGGCTTTCCGGCGGGCGAAGCCGCGGTTTCCTTCGTCCTGTCCAAAGGCGTCGAGCGGCCTTACGCACAAATGCTCGGTGGCGACATGTCCCACGACGCTCACCACCTGACGTCGGTCGACCCCGCCCGTACGTACATCGATCAGTGTGTCCGCAACGCGCTGAGTGCGGCGAACACATCGACCGACGAGATCTCCTATCTCAACGCTCACGGACCCGGCACCCAGCAATGCGACGCCGCAGAGGCCGGAATCGTCGACGAGGTACTGCACGGCATACCGGGCATTTACTCCATCAAGCAGATGGTCGGGCACTGCCAGGGCGCCGCGGCGGCCGTCGAGCTCGCCGCGGCCGCACTCAGCTATGAGCACGGAACCGTTCCTGCGCCGCCGACCGTGGCTCCCGGTCACCCGCGACTGCTGGATGGGCCCACGCGGATGAAACCCGGTGCGCTGACGCTGAAGACGTCATTGGGCATGGGCGGACACAACTCGGCGGTGGTGCTCGCACCGGCTGCCTGA
- a CDS encoding DMT family transporter has product MSSRGWILFLAMSIIWGIPYLLIKIAVDGVSVPVLVFTRVAVGAAVLLPLAMSRRTVTIVRDHWKALLGFAFFEIIAAWWLLSDAERHLSSSMTGLLIAAAPIIAAALDRLTGGERLGAKRILGLAVGIAGVAVLAGPHIGGSTWPIIEVLLVATCYAIAPLIAARHLADVPALPMTAVCLGFAALVYAVPAAVTWPSEMPSTQVLLALAGLAVICTALAFMVFFALIREVGAARALVFTYINPAVALAAGVIVLNEQLTPWNVAALVLILVGCVLATHRRAAAPAGAATEPTRAAPR; this is encoded by the coding sequence GTGAGCTCGCGCGGATGGATCCTGTTCCTCGCGATGAGCATCATCTGGGGTATCCCCTACCTGCTGATCAAGATTGCGGTCGATGGCGTTTCGGTACCGGTGCTGGTGTTCACCCGCGTCGCCGTCGGCGCCGCGGTCCTGCTCCCGCTGGCCATGTCGCGACGGACGGTGACCATCGTGCGCGACCATTGGAAGGCGTTGCTGGGATTCGCTTTCTTCGAAATCATCGCCGCGTGGTGGCTGCTGTCGGACGCCGAACGTCACCTCAGCAGTTCGATGACCGGTCTTCTCATCGCCGCGGCTCCGATCATCGCCGCGGCGCTGGACCGCCTCACCGGCGGCGAGCGACTCGGCGCCAAACGGATCCTCGGCCTCGCCGTCGGCATCGCGGGTGTCGCGGTTCTCGCAGGCCCGCACATCGGGGGCAGCACGTGGCCGATCATCGAGGTGCTGTTGGTGGCGACGTGTTACGCGATCGCACCGCTGATCGCCGCGCGCCATCTGGCCGACGTGCCTGCACTGCCGATGACTGCAGTGTGTCTCGGCTTCGCGGCACTGGTGTATGCGGTGCCGGCCGCGGTCACCTGGCCATCTGAAATGCCCTCCACTCAAGTGCTTTTGGCACTCGCCGGGCTCGCCGTGATTTGCACGGCGTTGGCGTTCATGGTGTTCTTCGCCCTGATCCGCGAGGTCGGGGCGGCTCGGGCGCTGGTATTCACCTACATCAATCCGGCGGTGGCTCTGGCGGCCGGGGTGATCGTGCTGAACGAACAGCTCACGCCGTGGAACGTCGCTGCCCTGGTGCTCATCCTCGTCGGTTGCGTGCTCGCCACCCACCGCCGCGCGGCAGCGCCGGCCGGTGCCGCGACCGAGCCGACACGGGCCGCACCGCGCTAA
- a CDS encoding sensor domain-containing protein — protein MTASDDDAATNDASSQPLDPVEERFRRLLEHSPDPMCVHAEGRVVYVNPAGVRGIAAKSADDLVGRMITDFVHPDSIAPMLGRIASLHGEGDSTPAAEAVMLRLDGSPVDAEIVSVLTSWDGKPAYQVIFRDLTIEKAAEATLRYQAALVTHATDAIIATTLAGTITTWNPAAEAIYGRSAADALDLPITEAVGAAVDPAAIVADGGVEHSIHYSADGTALIVRVAAAAMDDGYVLVCSDQTALRRAERRFQIVVDSLVEGVVVLDADGQPEWINPAARRILGLPFSGKLPHYADLSEAFPLYDAEGHELEDWHPFFVRSLTTGLVPRHVVVGFDRPDGARRWLSVSSRLLDPAETGQQALLASFTDVTDQRDAQLQLKHQAHHDSLTGLPNRAYAEAQATQALQADPPTLAAVMFIDLDNIKTVNDAFGHYAGDAVIKTAAQRLRATLRSEDLIARHGGDEFVALLFGNPDYSALEGLAERLHAALAAPLDVAGIACSLTASIGVTQVVPEDSRDAAEILRDADAAMYKAKVYRATTHFMSP, from the coding sequence ATGACGGCCAGTGACGACGACGCGGCCACGAACGACGCCTCGTCTCAACCGCTCGATCCGGTCGAAGAGCGCTTCAGGCGGCTGTTGGAACACAGCCCCGACCCCATGTGTGTCCACGCCGAAGGGCGTGTAGTTTACGTAAATCCCGCCGGTGTCAGGGGGATCGCCGCCAAGAGCGCAGATGACCTCGTGGGGCGGATGATCACGGATTTCGTCCATCCCGATTCCATCGCACCGATGCTCGGCCGCATTGCCTCTCTGCACGGGGAGGGTGACAGCACGCCGGCCGCGGAAGCGGTGATGCTGCGGCTGGACGGCAGCCCGGTGGACGCCGAAATCGTGTCGGTGCTGACGAGCTGGGACGGCAAACCTGCTTACCAAGTGATCTTCCGCGACCTGACGATCGAGAAGGCCGCCGAGGCCACCCTGCGATATCAGGCCGCACTCGTAACTCACGCCACGGACGCAATCATCGCGACGACGTTAGCTGGCACGATCACCACCTGGAATCCAGCGGCCGAAGCCATTTACGGCAGGTCCGCGGCGGACGCACTGGACCTCCCGATCACCGAGGCGGTCGGCGCCGCCGTCGATCCCGCCGCAATCGTCGCAGACGGCGGCGTCGAGCACTCGATTCACTACTCCGCGGACGGCACGGCGCTCATCGTTCGGGTCGCAGCCGCGGCGATGGACGACGGTTACGTCCTCGTCTGCTCTGACCAGACGGCCCTGCGGCGAGCCGAGCGCAGGTTTCAGATCGTCGTGGACTCACTCGTCGAAGGCGTGGTGGTTCTCGACGCGGACGGCCAGCCGGAGTGGATCAACCCCGCCGCGCGCCGCATCCTCGGCTTGCCGTTCAGCGGCAAGCTGCCCCACTACGCAGACCTCTCGGAGGCATTCCCGCTGTATGACGCCGAAGGCCACGAGCTCGAGGATTGGCATCCGTTCTTCGTGAGGTCACTGACCACCGGTCTCGTGCCTCGGCACGTAGTCGTCGGCTTCGACCGGCCGGACGGCGCGCGTCGCTGGCTTTCCGTCAGCTCCCGCCTGCTCGACCCGGCCGAGACCGGCCAGCAGGCGCTGCTCGCGTCGTTCACCGATGTCACCGACCAGCGTGATGCGCAACTTCAGCTCAAACATCAAGCTCATCACGACTCACTCACCGGGCTCCCGAACCGAGCGTATGCCGAGGCGCAGGCGACCCAGGCGCTGCAGGCCGACCCACCCACGCTGGCGGCGGTCATGTTCATCGATCTCGACAACATCAAGACCGTCAACGATGCGTTCGGCCACTACGCGGGCGACGCCGTGATCAAGACCGCGGCGCAGCGGTTACGAGCCACCCTGCGCTCCGAGGACTTGATCGCCCGCCACGGCGGAGACGAGTTCGTCGCACTGCTTTTCGGAAACCCCGACTACTCCGCGCTGGAAGGCCTTGCCGAGCGACTGCATGCCGCCCTCGCCGCACCGTTGGATGTCGCCGGCATCGCGTGCAGCCTCACCGCGAGTATCGGCGTGACCCAGGTGGTTCCTGAGGATTCGCGTGACGCGGCAGAGATCCTGCGCGACGCCGACGCCGCGATGTACAAGGCCAAGGTTTATCGCGCCACCACGCACTTCATGTCGCCCTGA
- a CDS encoding MFS transporter, translating into MGVDVWAPAPSADRENMSHRVSGRRDEWRPPRRAADQAPASAPTRRWSVLGVIGAAQLMVVLDITIVNIALPSAQDELGFDVASRQWVITAYSLAFGSLLLLGGRLSDRVGVRRTLIIGLLGFAGASAVGGAAGGFAMLIAARAGQGVFAAILAPAALSTLNITFTEPEDRARAFAVFSAIAASGAVVGLLLGGAVTELLSWRWCLYINLALALPAAAGAFFIVRAAPRPRRAGLDWPGAVSASGGLFCLVYGLSTAESDGWTASLTVVLLTASALLIVAFVVIETRVQAPLLPLQIVADRNRGGAYLTIALTFCAMFAAFLFLTYFMQRDLMYSPLATGVAFLPMAAGIGLAAALANTVLMRRVGPRPIIPTGMVVAAAGMAWLGRLAVDATYTRDILGPIILLGLGMGMAFSPAVATATSGVATRDAGVASAMVNTSQQIGGTVGTAALSTIFTTVLDRYIHHHQPPTPAVAATGAIHGYTVAFHIASVLFLVGAILTGIILRSGRLINNEPIHI; encoded by the coding sequence ATGGGCGTTGATGTCTGGGCACCTGCGCCGTCAGCCGACAGGGAGAACATGAGTCATCGAGTTTCCGGCCGTCGCGACGAGTGGCGCCCGCCTCGGCGTGCGGCAGATCAGGCGCCCGCGTCGGCTCCGACTCGGCGGTGGTCGGTGTTGGGCGTCATCGGGGCGGCGCAGCTGATGGTCGTCCTCGACATCACCATCGTGAACATCGCTCTGCCGTCGGCTCAAGACGAACTCGGATTCGACGTCGCGAGCCGGCAGTGGGTGATCACGGCTTACTCGCTGGCCTTCGGCAGCCTGCTGTTGCTCGGGGGCCGGTTGTCCGACCGGGTGGGCGTCCGCCGCACGCTGATCATCGGACTGCTCGGATTCGCAGGGGCGTCTGCTGTCGGCGGCGCCGCCGGCGGGTTCGCGATGCTGATCGCGGCGCGCGCGGGCCAGGGAGTTTTCGCCGCCATCCTTGCCCCGGCGGCACTATCCACCCTCAACATCACGTTCACCGAACCCGAAGACCGCGCAAGAGCGTTCGCCGTCTTCTCCGCGATCGCGGCCAGCGGCGCCGTCGTTGGACTGCTTCTCGGGGGTGCGGTGACGGAGTTGCTTTCCTGGCGGTGGTGCCTCTACATCAATCTGGCGTTGGCGTTGCCGGCGGCGGCCGGCGCGTTCTTCATCGTGCGAGCCGCCCCACGGCCGCGCCGGGCCGGGCTCGACTGGCCCGGCGCGGTATCCGCGAGCGGCGGGCTCTTCTGTCTGGTGTACGGGTTGTCAACGGCTGAGTCGGACGGCTGGACCGCATCGCTCACCGTCGTCCTGCTCACCGCGTCGGCGCTGCTGATCGTGGCCTTCGTCGTCATCGAAACGCGGGTGCAAGCGCCGCTGCTCCCTCTCCAGATCGTCGCGGATCGCAACCGGGGTGGCGCCTACCTGACGATTGCGCTCACGTTTTGCGCGATGTTCGCGGCGTTCCTGTTCCTCACCTACTTCATGCAGCGCGACCTGATGTACAGCCCACTCGCTACCGGTGTCGCCTTCCTGCCGATGGCTGCCGGCATTGGGCTCGCCGCCGCATTGGCGAACACGGTGTTGATGCGCCGCGTCGGGCCGCGCCCGATAATCCCGACGGGCATGGTCGTGGCAGCGGCAGGCATGGCCTGGCTCGGCCGGCTCGCGGTCGATGCGACGTACACCCGCGACATCCTCGGCCCGATCATCCTGCTCGGTCTCGGCATGGGGATGGCGTTCTCACCGGCGGTGGCTACCGCGACAAGCGGTGTCGCCACCCGGGACGCAGGCGTCGCCTCGGCGATGGTCAACACCAGTCAGCAAATCGGCGGAACGGTCGGTACCGCCGCCCTTTCGACGATCTTCACCACGGTGCTGGATCGCTATATCCACCACCACCAACCGCCCACCCCCGCTGTCGCGGCAACCGGGGCCATCCACGGGTACACCGTGGCCTTTCACATCGCGAGCGTGCTGTTCCTCGTCGGCGCGATTCTGACGGGCATCATCTTGCGGAGCGGACGATTGATCAACAATGAACCAATTCATATCTGA